A stretch of Sinorhizobium meliloti DNA encodes these proteins:
- a CDS encoding ATPase AAA, which produces MPRHVSSEEAVSLLANAKRVLVIGCSGGGKTTFSAKIAACRDLEFQSLDRDVRWLPGWVERDRAGQRAIIEQLARRERWVMDGSGASSFDIRLVRTDLVLWVRVPRRVALLGLFKRVFRYYGSVRPEMAEGCPEPLPDMDFLSYIWNFEKRYAPLFIKQIDQHGPTVPVAVLRSHREMDLMLQPFTQQR; this is translated from the coding sequence ATGCCACGGCACGTTTCTTCCGAGGAAGCGGTAAGCCTACTTGCGAACGCCAAGCGCGTATTGGTAATCGGGTGTTCAGGCGGCGGCAAAACGACGTTCTCTGCGAAGATCGCAGCGTGTCGCGACCTTGAATTTCAGTCGCTGGACCGAGACGTGCGATGGCTTCCGGGATGGGTAGAGCGTGATCGAGCTGGACAACGAGCGATAATTGAGCAGTTGGCTCGGCGCGAGCGATGGGTCATGGACGGCAGTGGAGCATCTTCGTTCGACATCAGACTTGTGCGAACCGATTTAGTCTTGTGGGTTCGAGTCCCAAGACGCGTCGCTCTTCTCGGGCTATTTAAGCGTGTTTTCCGATACTATGGGTCAGTCCGACCGGAAATGGCTGAGGGTTGTCCAGAGCCCTTGCCTGATATGGATTTTCTCTCCTACATCTGGAACTTCGAAAAGCGTTACGCGCCTCTTTTTATCAAACAAATCGACCAACACGGGCCTACTGTTCCTGTGGCCGTGCTCCGGTCTCATCGCGAGATGGATTTAATGCTTCAGCCTTTCACTCAACAGCGATGA
- a CDS encoding alpha-hydroxy acid oxidase: protein MSKGEEATCPPHLGDFESLQEIIQKAQGALSKEKWDSLVGGAETETTLKRNRLAIDSIAFKPRVLRNVSVVDLSIEHFGRRLRLPIFLAPTGPLNLFGPGGGAAVASGAQVFGVAHMLSSGCTPLESVAEAAPSALRMAQLYVRGDDASVHKYVGRALASGCAAICLTVDSAVLARRDRDIANRHRTAGLGKWPGQAYQAGLDWRTVKLIKDSYDIPLVLKGIATVEDARIAVDHGVDWIYVSNHGGRQLDHGRGTMDVLPEIIDAVGGQAKVMVDGGFCRGTDIIKALAIGANLVGLGRMQCYALAAGGEAAIIRMLELIEDEMLRSMALLGVPTIGDLDRSYLYPAVPVTIPSALSAFPLIN, encoded by the coding sequence ATGAGCAAAGGCGAGGAAGCTACATGCCCTCCCCATTTGGGCGACTTCGAGAGCTTGCAAGAGATCATACAGAAGGCCCAAGGAGCTCTATCAAAGGAAAAATGGGATAGCCTCGTAGGTGGGGCGGAAACCGAAACGACCCTCAAACGCAACCGCTTGGCAATCGATTCCATTGCCTTCAAGCCGCGTGTGCTGCGTAATGTGAGCGTGGTAGACCTCTCGATTGAGCATTTCGGTCGAAGGTTGCGCTTGCCAATCTTTCTTGCTCCCACCGGTCCGCTGAACCTGTTCGGCCCAGGTGGAGGGGCAGCCGTGGCATCAGGCGCTCAGGTGTTCGGGGTCGCCCATATGCTCAGTTCGGGATGCACACCACTCGAGTCCGTCGCCGAGGCGGCCCCTTCAGCACTACGAATGGCGCAACTCTACGTCAGAGGCGACGATGCCTCCGTCCATAAATACGTTGGTCGTGCGCTGGCATCCGGCTGTGCCGCAATCTGCCTAACTGTCGATAGCGCCGTCCTCGCTCGCCGCGACCGCGATATTGCCAATCGACATCGGACGGCTGGATTAGGAAAGTGGCCTGGTCAGGCGTACCAGGCCGGTCTCGATTGGCGGACCGTCAAGTTGATCAAGGACTCCTACGACATTCCACTCGTGCTGAAAGGAATTGCCACAGTCGAGGACGCTCGTATCGCAGTCGATCATGGCGTGGACTGGATTTATGTTTCGAACCATGGTGGCCGCCAGCTCGACCATGGCCGAGGTACGATGGATGTACTGCCAGAAATCATCGACGCCGTGGGCGGCCAAGCAAAGGTGATGGTCGACGGAGGGTTCTGTCGTGGGACGGACATCATAAAGGCACTAGCAATAGGCGCAAACCTCGTTGGTCTTGGTCGCATGCAGTGCTATGCATTGGCGGCGGGGGGCGAGGCAGCAATAATTCGCATGCTTGAGCTGATTGAAGACGAGATGCTGCGTTCCATGGCTCTGCTTGGTGTGCCGACTATTGGCGACTTGGATCGATCATATCTGTATCCAGCGGTCCCGGTCACGATCCCAAGCGCCTTGAGCGCATTTCCGCTCATAAATTGA